Proteins from a genomic interval of Schistocerca cancellata isolate TAMUIC-IGC-003103 chromosome 8, iqSchCanc2.1, whole genome shotgun sequence:
- the LOC126094890 gene encoding uncharacterized protein LOC126094890, protein MASKTLFLVALVIVSCVDASWLPWTPQLQVRNEEAVEVPGNDFNIHHFNASTICLRLSTAISIELQYTTADNQDGTLQVVVPRLTEDNVEGSCGPDAFIHVSWTPEATTESPTTTPAAEEPTALRVEETSWYQATASDVNSLHFDFVQQDGSYFLANITGVINIVDAPEDFPATSALVELSVSNQTLFEAPLGVVSMCYGNTVLEADIVRNVTAANITMTDVQLLAYYEDSFWPNKVTSCNPSSAAPKLDSTVSFALGMVGALLVNALLW, encoded by the exons ATGGCGAGCAAGACTTTATTCCTGGTCGCGCTTGTGATCGTGTCCTGTG TGGACGCGTCTTGGCTCCCATGGACTCCTCAGCTGCAAGTAAGAAACGAGGAAGCTGTGGAGGTGCCCGGCAACGACTTCAACATCCACCACTTCAACGCTAGCACCATTTGCCTGCGACTGTCCACCGCTATCTCCATCGAGCTGCAGTACACGACCGCCGACAATCAG GACGGAACTTTGCAGGTAGTAGTTCCTCGCCTTACAGAAGACAACGTGGAGGGCAGTTGTGGTCCAGATGCCTTTATCCATGTGTCTTGGACTCCTGAAGCAACGACAGAATCGCCGACGACAACTCCTGCGGCAGAGGAACCTACCGCTCTGAGAGTGGAAGAGACATCGTGGTATCAGGCCACAGCATCCGACGTCAACAGCCTTCATTTCGACTTCGTGCAGCAGGACGGCTCTTACTTCCTTGCAAACATCACAGGTGTCATCAACATCGTCGACGCTCCCGAGGACTTTCCAGCAACCA GCGCTTTAGTCGAGCTGTCTGTGAGTAACCAGACACTATTCGAGGCGCCGTTGGGAGTCGTGTCCATGTGCTACGGAAACACAGTTCTTGAAGCTGACATCGTCCGCAACGTCACAGCCGCCAATATAACTATGACTGATGTCCAGCTGCTGGCCTACTACGAGGACTCATTTTGGCCTAATAAAG TGACATCGTGCAATCCATCTTCTGCAGCGCCAAAACTGGACAGCACGGTGTCTTTCGCCCTGGGTATGGTGGGGGCTCTGTTGGTCAACGCCCTACTGTGGTGA